In Streptomyces nojiriensis, one genomic interval encodes:
- a CDS encoding glycosyltransferase family 87 protein, which yields MPGTIPQVKALTARTPRTALVTTALALAALTTLLARTIMYGDYFSDPVGLFCWYAACWVLFTLALLALRRVPARSVAWLIAAGAVAVTLTGLTGPPRTSTDSYRYAWDGRVQSAGISPYDQTPQDPALARLRDPWLFPTGAACTGSGLAPIPHTDGTRHCTRINRPAVHTIYPPVAEAYFLAVDQLSPDGARHKPLQIGAALLSLGVTGTLLLILRRRGDDLRKAAYWAWCPAVPLEAVNNAHVDVLGVLLAIAGLGLVASRALTRRAAGGVLIGAAIATKLMPAVVLPGALSGVRRFRDAAAVLLPAAAFAVLSYLPYVLLSHGSVFGYLGGYVEEEGYDDASSGSRYSLLRLVLPDTWAFPVLLVIVAAVSVYVMWRGDPRRPWSGALLVTGWSFVLLTPGYSWYALLLIALVALDGRWEWLGIPLAGAAVYVLAPTLHFQPSLSNIAYGAAAALVLVMTWVRRRARVREAEAATTASGHPHPA from the coding sequence ATGCCTGGAACGATTCCGCAGGTGAAAGCCCTTACCGCCCGCACTCCTCGCACCGCGCTGGTGACCACCGCCCTCGCCCTCGCCGCACTCACGACGCTCCTCGCCCGCACCATCATGTACGGGGACTACTTCAGCGACCCGGTCGGCCTGTTCTGCTGGTACGCGGCCTGCTGGGTGCTCTTCACCCTCGCGCTGCTGGCTCTGCGCCGCGTCCCGGCGCGCAGCGTCGCGTGGCTGATCGCCGCAGGGGCCGTCGCCGTCACGCTGACCGGGCTGACGGGGCCGCCGCGGACCAGCACCGACTCCTACCGGTACGCCTGGGACGGCCGCGTCCAGTCCGCCGGCATCTCCCCGTACGACCAGACCCCCCAGGACCCGGCGCTCGCCCGGCTGCGCGACCCCTGGCTGTTCCCCACCGGCGCCGCCTGCACGGGCTCCGGCCTCGCCCCGATCCCCCACACCGACGGCACGCGTCACTGCACCCGTATCAACAGGCCTGCCGTCCACACCATCTATCCGCCCGTCGCCGAGGCGTACTTCCTGGCCGTGGACCAGCTCTCCCCCGACGGTGCCCGGCACAAGCCGCTCCAGATCGGGGCCGCCCTGCTATCCCTCGGAGTCACGGGCACGCTCCTCCTGATCCTGCGACGGCGCGGCGACGACCTGCGCAAGGCCGCGTACTGGGCCTGGTGCCCGGCCGTCCCTCTGGAGGCGGTCAACAACGCACACGTCGACGTCCTGGGCGTGCTCCTCGCGATCGCGGGACTCGGCCTCGTCGCCTCCCGGGCACTGACCCGGCGGGCAGCGGGCGGAGTACTGATCGGCGCCGCCATCGCCACGAAGCTGATGCCGGCCGTCGTCCTGCCCGGAGCCCTGTCCGGGGTCCGGCGCTTCCGCGACGCGGCCGCCGTGCTCCTGCCCGCCGCTGCCTTCGCCGTACTCTCCTACCTCCCGTACGTCCTCCTCTCGCACGGCTCGGTCTTCGGCTACCTCGGCGGCTACGTCGAGGAGGAGGGCTACGACGACGCCTCGTCCGGGTCCCGCTACTCGCTCCTGCGCCTGGTCCTGCCCGACACCTGGGCCTTCCCCGTACTGCTCGTCATCGTCGCGGCGGTGTCGGTGTACGTGATGTGGCGCGGGGACCCGCGGCGCCCCTGGAGCGGCGCCCTCCTGGTCACCGGGTGGTCCTTCGTCCTCCTCACACCCGGCTACTCCTGGTACGCACTCCTCCTGATCGCCCTCGTCGCCCTGGACGGACGCTGGGAATGGCTCGGCATCCCGCTCGCGGGCGCCGCCGTCTACGTCCTCGCCCCGACGCTCCACTTCCAGCCGTCGCTGAGCAACATCGCGTACGGCGCCGCGGCTGCCCTCGTCCTCGTGATGACCTGGGTCCGGCGGCGAGCCAGGGTGAGGGAGGCCGAGGCCGCAACCACAGCGTCAGGACATCCGCACCCGGCTTGA
- a CDS encoding sigma-70 family RNA polymerase sigma factor, with protein MDSNAIDLFDTSRFEASRNRLASLAYRLLGSAADAEDAVQDAFLHWQAADRQRIKVPEAWLTKVVTNLCLDRLRSAQARRERTVGAWLPEPLLDGDPMLGPADTFEQRETVSLAVLTLMERLSPVERAVYILREAFSYGHAEIAEILGITESASQQHLHRARRHITTARRGSGELDPTSARRIVEEFLAAASSGRTERLVALLTDDATAISDGAGLTKKLLRYDAPERIAVIARAGFRSTPAKQRLAGGVSEVHFALVNGAPALLFVPGGKVVGAVTFDIADGKIATVRGIAAPARLVRLTDVWRQHEPDAPLITVW; from the coding sequence GTGGACAGCAACGCCATTGACCTCTTCGACACCAGTCGGTTCGAGGCCAGCCGCAACCGGCTGGCCTCGCTGGCGTACCGGCTGCTGGGTTCCGCCGCCGACGCCGAAGACGCCGTGCAGGACGCGTTCCTGCACTGGCAGGCCGCCGACCGGCAGCGGATCAAGGTGCCGGAGGCATGGCTGACCAAGGTCGTCACCAATCTGTGCCTCGACAGGCTCCGCTCGGCACAGGCCCGCCGCGAACGCACCGTCGGCGCCTGGCTGCCCGAACCCCTCCTCGACGGCGACCCGATGCTCGGTCCGGCCGACACGTTCGAGCAGCGCGAAACGGTGTCCCTGGCCGTGCTCACTCTCATGGAGCGCCTGTCGCCCGTCGAGCGGGCCGTCTACATATTGCGCGAAGCGTTCTCCTACGGCCACGCCGAGATCGCCGAGATCCTCGGCATCACCGAGTCCGCAAGCCAGCAGCACCTTCACCGTGCCCGGCGCCACATCACCACGGCCCGCCGTGGCAGCGGCGAACTCGACCCGACATCCGCCCGCAGGATTGTCGAGGAATTCCTCGCCGCCGCCTCGTCGGGCCGCACCGAACGGCTGGTGGCACTGCTCACCGACGACGCCACCGCGATCTCCGACGGCGCCGGCCTCACCAAGAAGCTGCTGCGGTACGACGCTCCGGAGCGCATCGCCGTCATCGCACGGGCCGGCTTCAGGTCCACGCCCGCGAAGCAGCGACTCGCCGGAGGGGTCTCCGAGGTCCACTTCGCGCTCGTCAACGGCGCCCCCGCCCTCCTCTTCGTGCCCGGCGGCAAGGTCGTCGGCGCGGTGACGTTCGACATCGCGGACGGCAAGATCGCAACCGTGCGCGGCATCGCCGCCCCTGCCCGCCTCGTCCGCCTCACCGACGTCTGGCGGCAACACGAACCGGACGCGCCGCTCATCACCGTGTGGTGA